The genomic interval AGGTAGAGTATAAGTATGATGACAACAAGCACAAATTGGTTCTTAACCAAGCCGATGTGATACACTTCACATCAAACCGTTTCCAAATCGGCAATGAAATTGCAGGCAACAGCACGCTCGATGCGCTCACACCGGTAATCAACAACATCATTAATGCCTACGAGGCGCGAGGCGTATTGTTGCGTTATCGTGGCGCGCTCGGCATCTTATCGAACGAAACAAAAGACGGTGTTGGCAATCCGTACGTAATGGATGAGAAGGAGAAGCAGCGTATTCAACAGGAATATTCCAACTACGGCCTGCGCTCGGACCAATACCAAATCATAATAACAAACCAAAGTGTAAAGTGGCAACAGATGACCGTTGACCCGGATAAGCTGGGAATATTTGAAGAGATACGCGAGTCGTACAATAAGATACTCGATGCCTTTGGCGTACCTCCCGACCTTGTCACACGACAGCAGGGCAGCACTTACGAAAACCAGCGGCAAGCTGAATTAGGTTTTTACGTCCGGACAATTATTCCGGAAATGTCAGAATGGATTGCCGGCATCAACTCTGCGCTCGGCAGCAACATCACGGCCGAATACACTCACTTGCCGATATTCAACGACAACATCAAGACACGCAACGAGAACCTGATTGCGCGCGTTAATGCCCTGAGCAGAATGCTTGCTGATGGTGTGATTGATAAAAATGTATATCTTCGCGAAGTAGAAGAATTTTTAACATCATGAAAAAGATTAAAAAATTACGCAAACTCGTACAGAAAAAAAATGGAAAATACGTTAAGAAATCTGTTCCCAAAAAATATCAAGACGCGTGAACAACGCCTTGAGTGGCTGGTTGAAAACAAGCATCAGGTAATTGACCAGAAGAAGGCCTGTATAAAACACGCAGACCCTTTCTATCACACTGTGTCCTTTGTTGGCGAAGAAACGGCTAACAAGGCACTGAAAGAAGCCAACCAGATAAAGGTTCGTGTTGTTGCCAACACCACAAACTATTTCGACAGCTACGCTGATGTACATATTCCGCAACTGTGGAATAAGTCGCTGAAAGAAAACAGGCAGCATTATTTGGTTCGGGAACACAACTTCAGCTTTGACGGTGTCATTTCAGATGATGTATCTGTATTCGTAAAGTGGATACCGTGGCGGGAACTTGGCGCACCATACAACGGCAGCACCCAAGCTCTCATCTATGATGCGGTCATTAACAAAGACAACTCGGCTGGAATGTTCGACAAGTATGTTCAGAACAAGGTAAGAAACCACAGCGTGGGGATGCGCTACGTAAAAGTACTCTTGGCAGTTAACGACCCCAACTATGAGGAATACGAGAACTGGGAAAAGTATGCGCCTGATGTCGTGAATATCGAGGAAGCGGAACAGCAAGGCTACTTTTTCGCTGTTCTCGAAGCAAAAAATATTGAAGCAAGTGCGGTGCTATTGGGTGCAAACCCGATAACACCCGTTTTGAATATTGAAGAGAAACAAGAGAAGCCGGTGGCGACCACTTCTCATCAGAAGTCGATGATAATCACTCCTGATATTGTACGTGAATTTTATAACCCAAAACTTTAAAACAAAAACATGGAAAACTTGAAAGAAATACTCGAGGTTATCGCCGAGAAAAACGGTGCAGCCATCCGCGAGGCTGTGGATAATCTCAGCAAAGGTCTTGTAAAAAAAGACGAGTTCGCGGGATTGCTCAAAGAAGCCGGCATTGACAAAGAGACCATCAACAATCTTACCGAAGCTGTTGAGAAGCAAGGATTGAAGCTGAAGGAAATCACCAGTCGTGTTAATTCAACTGAAAGCCTCGGCAATTTAATTCAGAAACACGCTGAGGACTTCAAAAAAGTGTCGCGGGAAGGACGTGGCAGCGTTCGCATGGCCTTCAAAGCCAATGCGACTAATGCCTCAATAGCCAACAGTGCGCTTGGTTTCCGTTTGCCGGATATTGGTCAACTGCCGACTATTCCCAGCCGTATCATGCCGCTGTTCACGAGAGGCCAGGTCGGTGAGAATAACAACGGTGTTATTCGTTACATTGACCAGGCGACCGCTACCCGTAACGCAGCACCGACCGCAGAGGCTGGTGCAAAACCTGAGGCCGCTGTTACTTGGGAAGACCGTGTAGCAAAAATCGAAACTATTGCTAACTGGTTACCGGTTTCACGGCAGTTGCTTGACGATGTCGTTTTGATGCAAAGCGAAATCGAAAACTTTTTGCGTACCAATGTAAGCCTGGCTGTTGACCAGCAGTTGCTCGTTGGTAACGGCACTTCGCCCAATCTTCGCGGTGTTTACACCGCTGCACCAGCACTTGTTACCTCGGGTTATGCGACTATTGCCGGCGCCAATCTTTACGACCTGCTCGCTGTTGCGTACACGGACATAACACAGAATACAGGCTATCAACCCAATGTTGTTGTGATGAACCCTGTTGACGTGCTTCGTTACAAAGTAGCAAAGGGCAGCGATAACCACTATGTGGTGCCTCCGTTCGTTACCCAAAACGGACAAGTCATCAGCGGCATGACTGTAATCGAAAGCGGTCATATTGCAGCCAACACTCTTGTTCTCGGTGACTTCAGGTTCGGCACCCTGTATGACACTGGTGATGTTACCGTTGAGATTGGTTGGATTAACGACCAGTTCGTTCGTAACATGCTCACCATGTTGGCTGAAATCAGACTTTGCCTGTTGATACGTGATGTTAACCTGCCTGCATTCAGGAAGGTAACCGACATCAGTGCAGCAATAACCGACCTTGCTACACCGTAATGTTGTTGGTCAGCGTCAATGATTTTGTCTTCCCCTACAGCATCCCGAATGCTGACAGGATAGGAGCACTCAACGACTTGATGATTGTCAAGCAGGATGAAGTGCTAAACAAAATCTTTGGCGTTGACTTCACACAAGCGTTCTATACGGGTCTGCAAGCACCTTCGCCCGAACAAAGGTGGTTAGACTTGCGGGACGGGAAGACGTTTACATTGTATTCGAAAACCGTTGTTTATCCAGGAATAAAATCGGTCATCGTTCCCTATGTTTTTGCAAAATATGTGCGCGAGATGACCGCTAATTTCACAGGCATCGGCACGGTGAGGCCTGATGCTGAGAATGCAACCGTCATCAGCGCAGCACATGTTGAAGTGAAAGCATACAACGAGGCTGTTGATGCTTCTCGCATCGTGCAGGACTATGTTGTGAGCGATGGCCGATATTCAGGATATGACATTTGTCCTCTTTGTTACATGAATGTCTTTGGGTTATGACGCCGCTGGTTGAGAAGTTTGAGCAAGTTGTTGCGCGCATGCGCGGCAGTAACCAATTCCCGTATTACATGTATGGTCACCGTCTTGAGATAGCCAACAGGCTACTTGAGAAAGACCAGGATAAGGTGCAGAAGTATCAGAAATACCCGCTGGTTGCGTTGCGGCAAGACTTTGAAGAACAACACAGTAACGGTATTGTTACTTATGTTCTCAACCTTGCAATACTTGAATACACGGATAAGAATTACACTGCTGAACAGCGGTATGAAAATGTTTTCAAACCAATTCTTTATCCGCTGTACGAAGGTCTGATTATCGCAATGCGGCAATCTGGTTTTTTCTGGCCCGGATTCATGGGCATTCCACCGCATACGAAAATTGACAGGCCTTACTGGGGCGTGCAGTTTTCGGAAAAGAATGCGAGGAATATATTCAACGACCCGTTAGATGCAATTGAAATTGTTAATTTAAAAGTAAACTTAAAATCATGTTAAAATGAGCTGTGAAATAAGAAAAATCCCACTGGGTGTTGGCAACTGCATAGAAATGCCATCGCTACTTTCTTCAATGATTGTTACGCCTGACAACTTCAGCGTAACTGAAGCCAATCTAAACAGTAAAACTTTCTGGCAAAATGCTGTTAAGGCTGACCCTTCTGCAAGGATTCATGTATGGCCTTACTTCGACATGTTCGAGAACATTTCTGAGGAGGCCGTGTATGAAGATACACCGTTGAGTTATCAGGCTGTACGTGACGGCAACTACCGTTTTCGATTCAGCATCGCTCAGGGGCTGTGCCTGCACAAAGCGATGTTTACGCATCGCGCAAAAAGCGGTCGTGTATTCCTTGTCGATGTCGATGGTCAGGTAATCTGCACCAAAGGCAGTGATGGATTGTATCGTGGATTGAGCATTCAGTTGCTTAACACCGAGAAGCTTCAATTCAATGACGGTTCCGTAACGACCAAATCACCTATTGTTCTTGCGCTTCGCAATAACAAAGAGCTTGACCGCGATGGCTACATCTTCACGAGTTCGTGGTTCTATGAACTCGTTCGCCTGAAGGACGTAACGATTGAAGTTGTTAGCGTATCCGCATCAAGCATCGTTGTGGATGTGTACGTCACTTGTGATAAAACCGCTGTCAACGGATTGGTTGCAGCTGACTTTATCTTACTTGACTCAGGAGGAAGCGCGCAGACGTTCTCATTGAGTGCTGGCCCTAACGGCAGGTACACCTTATCGGGCACTTTCGTTGACGGTACGCTGACATTGAAACCACCCGCAACGTTGAGTATTGATGCGTATGAACATGGTGCACCGATAACAATTGATGTGCCTTAAGAAGAAACAGGACAGTGGCGGCATACTTTTTCATATTCTTCATAGGGTTTGTAGTGAGCTGGCTCTTCCTGCATGCTGCCCTGTCCTTTTTTTTTCACTTTAATCTTCTGCATAGCTTTATCGTCACGGTATTATTAACCTTATTTAACTTTGTCATCTTTTATTGGCTTGATGGAGCGTCTGCGAAAGATGGACATGGACGCATTAACACTTGAGGCAGTTGAATTAAGCGAACCGGAT from Chitinophagales bacterium carries:
- a CDS encoding nucleoid-structuring protein H-NS, with translation MENLKEILEVIAEKNGAAIREAVDNLSKGLVKKDEFAGLLKEAGIDKETINNLTEAVEKQGLKLKEITSRVNSTESLGNLIQKHAEDFKKVSREGRGSVRMAFKANATNASIANSALGFRLPDIGQLPTIPSRIMPLFTRGQVGENNNGVIRYIDQATATRNAAPTAEAGAKPEAAVTWEDRVAKIETIANWLPVSRQLLDDVVLMQSEIENFLRTNVSLAVDQQLLVGNGTSPNLRGVYTAAPALVTSGYATIAGANLYDLLAVAYTDITQNTGYQPNVVVMNPVDVLRYKVAKGSDNHYVVPPFVTQNGQVISGMTVIESGHIAANTLVLGDFRFGTLYDTGDVTVEIGWINDQFVRNMLTMLAEIRLCLLIRDVNLPAFRKVTDISAAITDLATP